The following are encoded together in the Candidatus Krumholzibacteriota bacterium genome:
- the hflK gene encoding FtsH protease activity modulator HflK: MDMKVMVGGNSYNLSGGGMKNIIGGVIVLIILVSGLYSVGADEVGVILRFGKYVRSTDPGLHIKIPFGIESVDKVKVKKVFKQEFGFRTIKAGIKTQYSSKSYYEESIILTGDLNVAEVEWVVQYKVKDPYNYLFKIKDPSETLRAMSESVVRRVVGDRAVTEILTLGRIDIAKDVEVGLQELLDHFESGIQIVTVQLQNVNPPDPVRPAFNEVNRAKQDKETMINEAWEDYNKRIPRARGEAEQMIAEAEGYATKRVNQALGDASLFNQIYKEYRLAPDVTRRRLYLETLGEILPRMEEIYIVDEDQKSILPLLEIGKDRKGGDGK; the protein is encoded by the coding sequence ATGGATATGAAAGTGATGGTCGGCGGGAACAGTTATAACCTGTCGGGCGGTGGTATGAAGAATATCATCGGCGGAGTCATTGTCCTGATCATCCTGGTATCAGGGCTCTACTCTGTCGGAGCTGATGAAGTCGGTGTCATCCTGCGTTTCGGGAAATACGTAAGATCGACTGATCCAGGTCTTCACATCAAGATACCGTTTGGTATAGAGAGTGTCGACAAGGTAAAGGTCAAGAAAGTATTCAAGCAGGAATTCGGTTTCAGGACGATTAAAGCTGGTATCAAGACGCAATACAGCAGCAAGAGTTATTATGAAGAATCGATCATTCTCACCGGCGACCTCAATGTCGCCGAAGTGGAATGGGTCGTTCAGTACAAGGTAAAGGATCCGTATAACTATCTCTTCAAGATCAAGGACCCTTCCGAGACCCTGAGAGCGATGTCCGAATCTGTTGTCAGGCGGGTCGTCGGAGACAGGGCAGTGACAGAGATCCTGACTCTTGGAAGGATCGATATCGCGAAGGATGTCGAGGTCGGACTCCAGGAGCTACTTGACCATTTTGAGTCGGGAATACAGATCGTCACTGTCCAGCTTCAGAATGTCAATCCTCCCGATCCGGTCCGCCCGGCTTTCAATGAGGTGAACAGGGCCAAGCAGGACAAGGAGACAATGATAAACGAGGCTTGGGAGGACTATAACAAGAGGATCCCGAGAGCCAGGGGTGAGGCGGAACAGATGATCGCCGAAGCTGAAGGATACGCGACGAAAAGAGTGAACCAGGCGCTCGGGGACGCTTCCCTCTTCAATCAGATATACAAGGAGTACAGGCTCGCGCCGGATGTGACACGCAGACGTCTCTACCTCGAGACGCTCGGAGAGATCCTGCCAAGGATGGAGGAGATCTACATCGTAGACGAGGATCAGAAATCGATCCTGCCACTTCTTGAAATTGGCAAAGATAGAAAGGGGGGTGATGGAAAATGA
- the hflC gene encoding protease modulator HflC: protein MKGRKILFLVILVLIYVVVINTFYILNEAEQAIITQFGKPVGGKIDKAGLHVKAPLIHTLHKFEKRILIWDGSADQIPTADKKYIWLDTTARWRIVDPLLFYQSVGNVTGALGRMDDIIDSSSRDVVSSNALLEVVRNSNDIRKKKAEIALKDKSIEDEIEVVLDEISIGREQIAREILTKSVELVGRYGIELLDVQIKRLNYIEDVRKKVYERMISERQRVASGYRSEGEGKKAEINGKMEKELNGIQSEAYKVSQEIRGKADAQSTKIYADAYRQDPEFYSFLKSLEVYRNSMGQNTRAILTTDSDIYRYMKKIKR, encoded by the coding sequence ATGAAAGGCAGAAAAATACTGTTTTTAGTGATTCTGGTCTTAATTTATGTCGTTGTGATCAATACGTTCTATATTCTGAATGAAGCGGAACAGGCTATCATCACCCAGTTTGGAAAACCTGTCGGAGGAAAGATAGACAAGGCGGGATTACACGTCAAGGCGCCTCTTATCCATACTCTTCATAAATTCGAGAAGAGGATCCTGATCTGGGACGGTTCGGCCGATCAGATCCCAACGGCTGACAAGAAATATATCTGGCTCGATACGACAGCGAGATGGCGCATCGTCGATCCATTACTGTTCTATCAGTCCGTCGGCAACGTCACCGGAGCCCTCGGCCGGATGGACGATATAATAGATTCCTCCTCAAGGGATGTCGTATCGAGTAACGCCCTTCTTGAAGTTGTAAGGAATTCGAACGACATCAGAAAGAAAAAAGCCGAGATAGCTTTAAAAGACAAGTCGATCGAAGACGAGATAGAGGTCGTTCTTGACGAGATAAGTATAGGAAGGGAACAGATAGCCAGGGAGATCCTTACCAAGTCTGTCGAACTTGTCGGCCGCTACGGGATCGAACTTCTCGATGTCCAGATAAAGCGATTGAACTATATAGAGGATGTCAGGAAGAAGGTCTACGAAAGGATGATCTCGGAAAGGCAGAGAGTTGCTTCGGGATACCGCTCCGAGGGAGAAGGCAAGAAAGCGGAGATCAACGGTAAGATGGAAAAAGAGCTTAACGGAATTCAGTCCGAGGCTTATAAAGTATCGCAGGAGATCCGCGGAAAGGCTGACGCGCAGTCAACGAAGATATACGCTGACGCTTACAGGCAGGATCCTGAGTTCTATTCTTTTCTTAAATCGCTCGAAGTATACAGAAATTCGATGGGGCAGAATACCAGGGCGATATTGACTACGGATAGCGATATATATCGATACATGAAGAAGATAAAGAGATAA
- a CDS encoding PD40 domain-containing protein: MMGYKSKNFFRFAAFPMILALLSIFPVQVSGWNHTEIEWRTLETDHFSIHFHEGEEWSARETARIAEEIHGALTKFYGFSPGRIHINLYDKWDKSAGATYYYLNRIDIDASDYDFALRGAADWLRNVITHEYTHMVTIQAAMKMPLWMPSIYLQGITFEKEKRPDVINGYPNFQGSLPYAGEIVPNWLAEGVAQFQCPCARNDIWDSHRDMILRMAVLNDRLLTLDEMGVFGKNSFDAEKLYNQGYSLVRFINESYGAEKLTELVKEHSGFLRLSFNGACRKVLGVDDSELYAEWVRKITKEYSAVRDEVSENRIEGERVAQHGFMNIFPLFAGKEGGYYYLSNRGRDYMGVDLVHQGTDGKCDIIARDVSSKPSLSKDRRQICYSKRSGDNKYQYELNDIFITYLGAGIERRLTKSDRVVDPVFSPDGKSIAAISGNDGSEHIVLIDVVGGSVRPLSRKRTAQRYYRLSWGDGGILATRFLGVSNDIVLIDPETGDETEIISTGADERDPAWDRSGAGFFYSSDKTGIFNIYYRSPAENKDLYVTNVLGGAFSPDSDGDDIVFSSFGTDGYEIRRIDGWRKSAAPASASEVYEDLITERDTYINRAKCSQGQVTDYDYSDLDRRLKDAKKYNVDYTPVYIFPRIVWYDDQLRLGVVADTRDYLDRQAVYGAASVNKDKEFNLQFGIESRQFKPTFFFNFYAARKYYNYFEEASGDVQVRYDLWDAFFGCRLELDQPSARDRKEIVLQYNHGEYGLNINAWDIADVELGWNYYKANEFSVYLNYSGIGSGISSDINPSSGRRFRLELTRAYDKMSSGSFEYNFKPIYDKNEFGRYTLVYEEFIPLPYWSHVLSLFIRGGAIDESKVDDFFNLFIGSRDGMRGYSYYSMGGRKNAMVRATYRFPVWNNINRQVLTTYFSSIYAGIFAEAGRAWDEDRFMTEDYKRDAGFELRLKGFNFYNYPLAASLEAAYGIDEIIYADPFRPDISISEGREWKFYGSVFFDF; this comes from the coding sequence ATGATGGGGTATAAAAGTAAAAACTTCTTTCGATTCGCCGCCTTCCCGATGATCCTGGCTCTCTTGTCTATCTTTCCCGTTCAGGTAAGCGGATGGAATCACACGGAGATCGAGTGGAGAACACTCGAAACGGACCATTTTTCAATTCATTTTCACGAGGGAGAGGAATGGTCTGCCAGGGAGACGGCCAGGATTGCCGAGGAGATCCATGGCGCCCTGACGAAGTTCTATGGTTTCAGCCCGGGAAGGATACATATAAACCTCTATGACAAATGGGATAAATCAGCTGGAGCCACTTATTATTATCTTAACAGGATAGATATTGATGCTTCAGATTATGATTTCGCTTTGAGGGGAGCCGCCGACTGGCTCAGAAACGTCATTACCCACGAATACACGCACATGGTGACGATCCAGGCGGCAATGAAGATGCCTCTCTGGATGCCATCGATCTACCTGCAGGGTATAACGTTCGAAAAGGAAAAAAGACCCGATGTAATAAACGGATATCCCAATTTCCAGGGATCGCTGCCGTATGCCGGAGAGATCGTCCCAAACTGGCTTGCAGAGGGAGTAGCCCAATTCCAGTGTCCCTGCGCGAGAAACGATATATGGGATTCTCACAGGGATATGATACTCCGGATGGCCGTTCTTAACGACAGGCTCCTTACTCTCGACGAGATGGGAGTCTTCGGAAAAAATTCTTTCGACGCGGAAAAATTATATAACCAGGGGTATTCGCTTGTAAGGTTCATCAACGAAAGTTATGGAGCGGAAAAGCTCACTGAACTGGTGAAAGAGCATTCAGGGTTTCTGCGCCTTTCCTTTAATGGAGCGTGCCGGAAGGTGCTCGGCGTTGATGACAGCGAGCTTTATGCCGAGTGGGTACGAAAGATAACGAAGGAATATTCAGCGGTAAGGGACGAGGTCTCGGAAAACCGGATCGAGGGAGAGCGAGTAGCCCAGCACGGGTTCATGAATATCTTTCCTCTGTTCGCCGGGAAAGAGGGGGGATATTATTATCTGTCGAACAGGGGAAGGGATTACATGGGTGTGGACCTTGTCCATCAGGGAACTGACGGAAAATGCGATATCATCGCGAGGGACGTATCCTCGAAGCCGTCGCTGTCAAAGGACAGGAGACAGATCTGCTATTCAAAAAGGTCGGGCGATAACAAATATCAATACGAACTTAACGATATATTCATTACATACCTCGGGGCGGGCATTGAACGGCGGTTGACGAAGTCGGATCGAGTCGTAGACCCCGTATTCTCACCGGACGGGAAATCGATCGCCGCGATCTCTGGTAATGACGGATCGGAACATATAGTACTGATAGATGTAGTAGGCGGGAGCGTCAGACCTCTTTCGCGGAAAAGAACGGCTCAGCGGTATTACCGGCTTTCCTGGGGTGATGGCGGCATTCTGGCGACCCGTTTTCTCGGCGTCAGCAACGATATAGTGTTGATCGATCCCGAGACAGGGGATGAGACCGAGATCATCTCTACCGGAGCTGACGAACGCGACCCTGCCTGGGATCGGAGCGGCGCTGGATTCTTCTATTCGAGCGATAAGACAGGTATATTCAACATCTATTATAGAAGTCCCGCTGAGAATAAAGACCTTTATGTCACGAATGTACTTGGAGGCGCTTTCTCGCCCGATTCCGACGGAGATGATATCGTATTTTCCTCTTTCGGAACTGACGGATACGAGATCCGCCGGATCGACGGCTGGAGAAAGTCGGCGGCTCCGGCTTCAGCCTCTGAAGTATATGAGGATCTGATAACAGAAAGAGACACGTATATAAACAGAGCGAAATGCTCGCAGGGGCAAGTTACAGATTACGATTATTCCGATCTGGACAGAAGGTTGAAGGACGCTAAGAAATACAATGTGGATTATACGCCGGTGTATATATTCCCCCGGATAGTATGGTATGACGACCAGCTCCGTCTAGGGGTTGTCGCCGATACGAGGGATTACCTTGACAGGCAGGCAGTATATGGCGCAGCGTCGGTGAATAAAGACAAGGAATTCAATCTGCAGTTCGGTATCGAGTCGAGACAGTTCAAGCCGACTTTTTTTTTCAATTTCTACGCGGCAAGGAAATATTACAATTATTTCGAAGAGGCGAGTGGTGACGTTCAGGTGAGATATGATCTCTGGGACGCGTTCTTCGGATGCAGGCTCGAACTGGATCAGCCATCGGCGAGAGACAGGAAAGAGATCGTCCTGCAGTACAATCATGGCGAATACGGACTGAATATCAACGCGTGGGATATAGCCGACGTTGAACTGGGGTGGAATTATTACAAGGCTAACGAGTTTTCCGTATACCTGAACTACAGTGGAATCGGTTCAGGCATCAGTTCCGATATAAATCCGTCCTCAGGGAGAAGGTTCAGGCTGGAACTGACAAGAGCTTACGACAAGATGTCTTCAGGGTCGTTCGAGTATAATTTCAAACCGATCTATGACAAAAACGAATTCGGAAGATATACGCTTGTCTATGAAGAATTCATTCCCCTGCCGTACTGGTCTCACGTCCTGTCGCTGTTTATAAGGGGCGGCGCGATAGATGAGAGCAAAGTCGACGATTTCTTCAATCTTTTCATCGGAAGCAGGGACGGGATGAGAGGATATTCGTATTACAGCATGGGTGGCAGGAAAAACGCGATGGTCAGGGCTACTTACAGGTTCCCCGTCTGGAACAATATAAACCGGCAGGTGCTGACTACGTATTTCAGTTCGATCTACGCCGGAATCTTCGCCGAAGCAGGCAGGGCATGGGACGAGGACAGGTTTATGACGGAAGATTACAAGAGGGACGCGGGTTTCGAGCTGAGGTTGAAGGGATTTAATTTCTATAACTACCCTCTTGCCGCTTCACTGGAAGCGGCGTACGGAATAGACGAAATAATCTACGCTGATCCTTTCCGTCCCGATATCAGTATCTCGGAGGGGAGAGAGTGGAAGTTTTACGGTTCGGTATTTTTCGATTTCTAA